A stretch of Gemmatimonas aurantiaca T-27 DNA encodes these proteins:
- the nuoE gene encoding complex I 24 kDa subunit family protein, whose product MSHGPSASGGAIVAAPPHGHHQDEPHEPVFVGAARAELDKILARYPHKQAALLPALWMLQDARGWVSEAGMEEVAAALEITPAYVKGVVTFYTMYHQHPVGTYFIQVCTTTPCNVCGAEDVVKAFLEHTGCEDLGLTSPDGKYTVIEVECLGACGFATPVQINNDYVESVTPESVPRILSELK is encoded by the coding sequence GTGAGCCACGGCCCATCTGCCAGCGGCGGCGCCATCGTCGCCGCGCCACCGCACGGCCATCATCAGGATGAGCCGCACGAGCCGGTGTTTGTCGGAGCCGCCCGGGCGGAACTCGACAAGATCCTGGCGCGTTATCCGCACAAGCAGGCGGCGCTGCTGCCCGCGCTGTGGATGCTGCAAGACGCCCGTGGCTGGGTGAGTGAAGCCGGCATGGAAGAAGTGGCCGCCGCGCTCGAAATCACCCCGGCCTACGTGAAGGGCGTGGTCACGTTTTACACCATGTACCACCAGCATCCGGTCGGTACGTATTTCATTCAGGTCTGCACGACCACGCCGTGCAACGTGTGTGGCGCGGAAGACGTGGTGAAGGCGTTCCTCGAACACACGGGCTGCGAAGACCTCGGTCTCACGAGCCCGGACGGCAAGTACACGGTCATCGAGGTGGAATGCCTCGGGGCCTGCGGCTTTGCCACGCCGGTGCAGATCAACAACGACTACGTCGAGTCCGTGACGCCTGAGTCGGTGCCACGCATTCTGTCGGAGCTGAAGTAA
- the nuoD gene encoding NADH dehydrogenase (quinone) subunit D gives MLINIGPQHPATHGVLRLVLELDGETVVRCIPHIGYLHCGFEKIGEYRQYNQIIPWTDREDYLNSPGNNVAFSLGAERLFGVGMTERCKVLRVILMELSRIISHNVWMGTTSVDIGAFTPFLWMFQERENVYNLLEGWVGARLTTTATRVGGMAADIPDGWLDGLKAFLKGFTKTLEESVRMLETNAIWAGRTVGLGAMSAHDAVNAGLSGPMLRASGVAYDVRKDFPYLDYETYDFDVPVGTTGDVYDRFLVRVEEMRQSVRIIEQAIKRLPDGPVNIDDPRLILPPKHKATSEMESMIHHFKLVMEGPRPPAGECYVPVESPKGEKGYYFVSDGTSKPVRWRIRPPSFVNLSAIPKMVEGHLLSDVIAINASIDIVMGEIDR, from the coding sequence ATGCTCATCAACATCGGACCGCAGCACCCGGCCACGCATGGCGTGTTGCGGCTGGTGCTCGAACTCGATGGGGAAACCGTCGTGCGCTGCATTCCGCACATCGGCTATCTGCATTGTGGTTTCGAGAAGATCGGTGAGTACCGCCAGTACAACCAGATCATCCCGTGGACCGATCGTGAGGACTACCTCAACTCGCCCGGGAACAACGTCGCGTTTTCGCTCGGCGCCGAGCGGTTGTTTGGCGTCGGGATGACGGAGCGGTGCAAAGTGCTGCGCGTCATCCTGATGGAGTTGTCGCGCATCATCTCGCACAACGTGTGGATGGGCACCACGTCGGTGGACATCGGCGCCTTCACGCCGTTCCTGTGGATGTTCCAGGAACGCGAGAACGTGTACAACCTGCTCGAAGGCTGGGTGGGAGCGCGTCTGACCACCACCGCCACGCGCGTGGGTGGTATGGCGGCCGACATTCCCGACGGGTGGCTCGACGGGCTCAAGGCATTCCTCAAGGGTTTCACGAAGACCCTCGAAGAATCCGTGCGCATGCTCGAGACCAACGCCATCTGGGCGGGCCGCACGGTGGGCCTGGGCGCGATGAGTGCCCACGACGCCGTCAATGCCGGTCTGTCGGGTCCGATGCTGCGCGCCTCTGGTGTGGCATACGACGTGCGCAAGGACTTCCCGTATCTCGACTACGAGACGTACGACTTCGACGTGCCGGTCGGTACGACGGGTGACGTGTACGATCGGTTCCTGGTGCGTGTGGAAGAGATGCGGCAGAGCGTGCGCATCATCGAGCAGGCCATCAAGCGCCTGCCCGACGGGCCGGTGAACATCGACGATCCGCGTCTCATTCTGCCGCCGAAGCACAAGGCGACGAGTGAGATGGAATCGATGATCCATCATTTCAAGCTCGTGATGGAAGGCCCACGTCCACCGGCTGGTGAGTGTTACGTGCCGGTGGAAAGCCCGAAGGGGGAGAAGGGCTACTACTTCGTGAGCGATGGCACATCGAAGCCGGTGCGCTGGCGCATCCGTCCGCCGTCGTTCGTGAATCTGTCCGCCATTCCGAAGATGGTCGAAGGCCATTTGCTGTCGGACGTGATCGCAATCAACGCCAGCATCGACATCGTGATGGGAGAGATCGACCGGTGA
- a CDS encoding NADH-quinone oxidoreductase subunit C, producing the protein MTAPVPAAAAASTSADVPTTPVVHAAVAADANGAPITPVNVPRHGAPANPSAATLKARFGADILRTDVVWGETIVYVTKARLHDIVRWLHDEPTERYDYLVDVTAVEYRDADRPIEVVWHLRALQHRQFLRLKVELPKRGPLDVASVYDIYTGADWLERECYDMFGITFTGHPDLRRLLLWEQYREGYPLRKDFPLRGRFSRSEQLKQALSADPEARYSMEELSIADAFESLPEDMKRRIADRAAHGELGEGE; encoded by the coding sequence GTGACCGCGCCGGTTCCTGCCGCCGCTGCGGCATCGACCAGCGCTGACGTCCCCACGACGCCGGTGGTGCACGCCGCCGTGGCCGCCGATGCCAACGGCGCGCCGATCACGCCGGTCAACGTGCCACGTCATGGCGCACCGGCGAATCCCTCTGCCGCCACACTCAAGGCCCGCTTTGGTGCAGACATTCTGCGCACCGACGTGGTGTGGGGCGAGACCATCGTGTACGTCACCAAGGCGCGCCTGCATGACATCGTGCGCTGGTTGCACGACGAACCCACCGAGCGCTACGACTATCTGGTCGACGTGACCGCGGTCGAGTACCGCGACGCGGATCGCCCCATCGAAGTGGTGTGGCACCTGCGCGCGTTGCAGCATCGCCAGTTTCTGCGCCTCAAGGTGGAGCTGCCCAAGCGCGGCCCGCTCGACGTGGCCAGTGTGTACGACATCTACACCGGCGCCGATTGGCTCGAGCGTGAGTGCTACGACATGTTCGGCATCACGTTCACCGGTCACCCCGATCTGCGCCGCCTGTTGTTGTGGGAGCAGTATCGCGAAGGCTATCCGCTGCGAAAGGACTTCCCGCTGCGTGGCCGTTTTTCGCGCTCGGAGCAGCTCAAGCAGGCGCTGTCGGCCGACCCGGAAGCACGTTACTCGATGGAGGAGTTGTCCATCGCCGATGCCTTCGAGTCGCTGCCGGAAGACATGAAGCGCCGCATCGCGGATCGCGCCGCGCACGGCGAGCTCGGAGAAGGCGAATGA
- a CDS encoding NADH-quinone oxidoreductase subunit NuoB: protein MTHVDAGGHDGWITTRLDFLVNWGRAGSLWPMPFGTACCAIEFMATAASRFDLSRFGMERLSYSPRQADVLLCAGRVPLKLAPVLRRIYQQMPQPKWVISMGACASTGGMFDNYAVVQGIDTIIPVDVYVPGCPPRPEALMHAIIMLQKKVMQERLKDSTRHVEIDPDPTSQLYIPPSRIDELSEPFGNSVHQTRSAP from the coding sequence ATCACGCACGTCGATGCCGGTGGGCACGACGGCTGGATCACCACGCGCCTCGATTTCCTCGTCAACTGGGGCCGCGCCGGCTCACTCTGGCCCATGCCCTTCGGCACGGCCTGCTGCGCCATCGAGTTCATGGCGACAGCGGCCAGCCGCTTCGATCTCTCGCGGTTTGGCATGGAGCGGCTGAGTTATTCGCCGCGCCAGGCCGACGTGCTGCTGTGCGCCGGTCGGGTGCCGCTCAAGCTGGCCCCGGTGCTGCGACGCATTTACCAGCAGATGCCACAGCCCAAGTGGGTCATCTCGATGGGCGCCTGCGCGTCCACCGGTGGCATGTTCGACAACTACGCCGTGGTGCAGGGGATCGACACGATCATCCCCGTCGACGTCTACGTGCCCGGCTGCCCGCCGCGCCCGGAAGCGTTGATGCACGCCATCATCATGCTCCAGAAGAAGGTCATGCAGGAGCGTCTCAAGGACAGCACCCGACACGTCGAGATCGATCCGGATCCGACGAGTCAGCTGTACATCCCTCCGTCGCGCATCGACGAACTGTCGGAGCCGTTCGGCAACTCGGTCCATCAGACTCGCTCGGCCCCGTGA
- a CDS encoding NADH-quinone oxidoreductase subunit A, with protein MLRTFLPVLLLLGFVVLNAVLILGISHMTIKAQPTPVKSIPYESGITPLGDARERFSVKFYLVAMLFIVFDIETVFMIPWGVYYRQLSCAVPMVNGVCPAGQLSFFGLGEMLVFVAILVVGFVYVWKKGALTWD; from the coding sequence ATGCTACGCACTTTTCTCCCGGTCCTGCTGCTCCTCGGTTTTGTCGTCCTGAACGCGGTGCTGATCCTCGGCATCTCGCACATGACGATCAAAGCGCAGCCCACGCCGGTAAAGTCCATTCCGTACGAGTCCGGCATCACCCCCTTGGGCGACGCGCGTGAGCGCTTTTCGGTCAAGTTTTATCTGGTGGCCATGCTCTTCATCGTCTTCGATATCGAGACGGTGTTCATGATCCCCTGGGGCGTGTACTACCGGCAACTCTCGTGCGCCGTGCCCATGGTCAATGGCGTGTGCCCCGCCGGACAACTGTCGTTCTTCGGCCTTGGTGAGATGCTCGTCTTTGTGGCGATTCTCGTGGTGGGCTTCGTCTACGTCTGGAAGAAGGGGGCGCTGACGTGGGACTGA
- the dcd gene encoding dCTP deaminase: MGLCSDRWITRMSREHGMIEPFEDRQVRQGVISYGVSSYGYDMRVAREFKIFTNVLSSVVDPKAFDPKSFVEFEGDVCIVPPNSFALARSVEYFRIPRNVLTLTVGKSTYARCGIITNVTPFEPEWEGYVTLEISNTTPLPAKIYANEGIAQVVFFTGDEPPEVSYGDKKGKYQGQHGVTLPRI, from the coding sequence ATGGGGCTCTGCTCTGACCGCTGGATCACGCGCATGTCGCGCGAACACGGCATGATCGAACCGTTCGAGGACCGTCAGGTCCGCCAGGGGGTCATCTCCTATGGCGTCAGCTCCTACGGCTATGACATGCGGGTGGCCCGCGAGTTCAAGATCTTCACCAACGTGCTGAGCTCGGTGGTGGACCCGAAGGCGTTCGATCCGAAGAGCTTCGTGGAGTTCGAGGGGGACGTTTGCATCGTGCCCCCCAACTCGTTTGCCCTGGCGCGCAGCGTGGAATATTTCCGTATTCCGCGCAATGTGCTCACGCTGACCGTCGGCAAGAGCACCTACGCCCGCTGCGGTATCATCACGAACGTGACCCCGTTCGAGCCCGAGTGGGAGGGGTACGTGACCCTCGAGATCTCCAATACCACCCCGCTCCCGGCCAAGATCTACGCCAACGAAGGGATCGCGCAGGTGGTGTTCTTCACGGGCGACGAGCCCCCTGAGGTCAGCTATGGGGACAAGAAAGGCAAGTACCAGGGGCAGCACGGCGTGACGCTGCCGCGGATCTAG
- a CDS encoding DUF389 domain-containing protein translates to MIPALLRSFDLRRDQRDPEAIHEAVEAGVRSAGTNLWVLIFAIFIASIGLNVNSTAVIIGAMLISPLMGPIVAVGYGAGVSDFALIKRAFRTLALFGLISLATATIYFLLTPLAQAQSELLARTTPTLWDVLIAFFGGAAGIVALTRRETSNVVPGVAIATALMPPMCTAGYGLAQGKLEYFGGALYLFSINAVFIAFSTLLIVRVLRLPQRQAVHDSVRRRARLLIGTAVFATLLPSAYLAWDLVRQEFFREAAGKLLTEAVADPRILVLANTVDARARTLTLTLAGPPLDSIVERELQAHLADMSRGKAQLAFRYKSAGQIDLSTLKQELRQDLAAGLPNDAQQRRLQEAQMALAGFTNAQQRRREVLRELQAEFPEATEITVAEGEQRLATDSVPQPTLVVGMRLARRTVAPDPKRLEARLQARFPGERVSLLISNLR, encoded by the coding sequence ATGATCCCCGCGCTGCTTCGGTCTTTTGACCTGCGACGGGATCAGCGCGATCCGGAAGCCATCCACGAGGCGGTGGAAGCCGGGGTGCGTTCGGCCGGTACCAATCTGTGGGTGCTCATTTTTGCCATTTTCATCGCCTCGATCGGCCTGAACGTCAATTCGACGGCGGTCATCATCGGGGCGATGCTCATTTCGCCGCTCATGGGGCCCATCGTCGCGGTGGGCTATGGCGCTGGGGTGAGCGATTTCGCGCTCATCAAACGGGCGTTCCGCACGCTCGCGCTTTTCGGCCTGATCAGCCTCGCCACAGCGACGATCTACTTTCTCCTGACGCCGCTGGCGCAGGCCCAGTCGGAGCTGCTCGCCCGGACCACACCCACGCTCTGGGACGTGCTCATCGCGTTCTTTGGCGGTGCGGCCGGTATCGTCGCACTCACACGGCGGGAGACCTCCAATGTCGTGCCGGGGGTGGCCATCGCCACAGCCCTGATGCCGCCCATGTGTACCGCTGGCTACGGCCTGGCACAGGGAAAGCTGGAGTACTTCGGTGGGGCGTTGTATCTGTTTTCGATCAACGCCGTGTTCATCGCGTTTTCGACGCTGCTCATTGTGCGAGTGCTGCGGCTGCCGCAACGTCAGGCCGTTCATGACTCCGTGCGCCGGCGGGCTCGTCTGCTCATCGGGACCGCAGTGTTCGCTACCCTGCTGCCCAGTGCCTATCTCGCCTGGGACCTCGTGCGGCAGGAGTTCTTCCGTGAAGCGGCCGGCAAGTTGCTGACCGAGGCCGTGGCCGATCCGCGAATCCTCGTGCTGGCCAACACGGTGGATGCTCGGGCGCGGACGCTCACACTGACCCTGGCCGGTCCCCCGCTCGACTCGATCGTCGAACGGGAACTTCAAGCCCACCTGGCCGACATGTCCCGCGGAAAGGCACAGTTGGCATTCCGCTACAAGAGCGCTGGCCAGATCGATCTGTCTACGCTCAAGCAGGAGCTGAGACAGGATCTGGCGGCTGGGCTGCCCAACGACGCGCAGCAGCGTCGTCTGCAGGAGGCACAGATGGCGTTGGCGGGATTCACCAATGCCCAGCAGCGGCGGCGCGAAGTGCTGCGGGAACTGCAGGCAGAATTTCCTGAAGCAACGGAAATCACCGTGGCCGAAGGGGAGCAGCGGCTGGCCACCGACTCGGTGCCCCAGCCCACTCTGG